The sequence CATGATGGGCGGCATGGGCGGTTATGGCGGCGGCATGATGGGCGGCATGCGTGGCGGTATGGGCGGTTATGGCGGCGGCATGATGGGCGGAAGTTTCGGCGGCGCGGGCGGATTCCCGAACATTTCGATGCTTTTCGGCTCCATCAGCGACCTGTCCGTGGGTGAAACGCCTTCCATCATCGGGATGGCCGGTCTGAGTTCCGGCGGCACGGGCGCCTTGGCGCGGACCGGCGGCCTGTATGGCGGCGGTCTTACCGGCGCCACCGGCGCGGCGGGCCTCGGCGGCGCGGCGGGCCGCGCCTTGAGCGCAATGGGAGACGAACCCGAAATCGTCCGCTTGCTCCGCATGCTCATTGACGATGTGTACGAGCCGGGCAGTTCAGAGCCGGTTTCACGAATGATCTATGTGCCGCACACCAATCTGCTGATCGTGCACAATACCCCCACGAATATCGCCAAACTGGAAAAACAGCTGGCCCAGCTCGATGTTACACCCAAACAAGTAAGCATCGAGGCGAAGTTCCTCACGGTCAAGACCTCCGACCTGAAGAACATCGGTTTTCGCTGGAACGTTCCGCAGTTGTCCGACATGAATAACCAGGCGCGGAAACTCCCGACGCTGACGGGCAGCACCTCGACCACCACCACCGGCACGGGCACCACGGGCACCACAAATTCGCTGACCGGTTATACCTATAATTACGACATAAACGGCGACGGCGTGGCCGAACCCATTCCGTTTTACAGCCGGCCGGATGGAACCAGCATCATTACCAACACAATCGCTTCCGCGGCCATGGCGGCGTTCGCCAGCCCCGGGGCCCAGACGGGCGTCAATCCCGGCTCGTTCAGCCTTACGGGCGTGCTGACCAACAACAAGGATGGCGACAACGCGACCGTGGCCTTCGACTACCTGAGCACGCTGGAAGAATCCGAGTTGCTGAGCGCGCCGCGCGTCACGACGATGAACCGGAAACCGGCCGTCATCGCCGATTTGAGCAGCGAATATTATGTGGCCGAAGTTCGCACGGAGCTCGTTTCCACGACGGGCAATCTTGGCAGCAGCGGCAATATCGGCTATACCCAGAGCGTCATGCCAACGCGGTTCGATTTCGGCATCACGCTTTCCGTGACCCCGCAGATCAGCGGCAGTGATCAGGTTCGCCTATGGCTCAATCCCCAGGTCACCGCCAAGGGATCGGACAAGACCTTCGTGCAACGATCCATCGTCAACGGAACAGAGTTGAACGATCAGATTACGCTGCCCAATATGACGACGCAGGCCGTGTGGACCAACGTCATCGTGCATGACGGCGACACGCTGGTCTTGGGCGGCCTAGTAGCGGATCGCACCGTCAAGGGCAAGCAGAAGATGCCGTATCTGGGCGACATTCCAATTCTGGGTTTCTTCTTCCGGGGCAAATCCAAGAGCGTTAGCCAGTCGAGCCTGTTGATTTTCGTTACGCCGACCATCATTGACACAACGGGCAGCCGCTTCTTCGAAGCGGGAACCACCAGCGCGCCCATCGCATCCGAGAAATGGACGGCGCCGCCCGTGGATAATGCGGGCACGATGGCTCCGACCGAGCCTGCGGCGGCTGCGCCGGTTGATGCGGGTGCTCCCGCGCCTGAAACCGCCCAACCGTCGGACGTGACGGCGCCGGTGGCGGCTGTGCCCAAGGCGGAACCTAAAGCCCCCAAAAAGCCCGTGAAACCGGGGCCGAACGATAAAAGGCGTCTGGACTGAGATCGTGTGGATTGAGTTAAGCAGTCGAAGGCGTGACGCCGAAGTTTTCTTTGGCTGATTCGCCAACGCCCGGGCCGAATCGGATTTCGGCGCTACAAGCGCATGTATCTTTTGTATCGTGCAATTACATCCATGGCCGCTCCCGTGGGTGCGGCGTGGCTTGCCATAGGCAAACGCCACCAGCCCTTGCGTGCCCGTTGGAACCCGCCTCCCCCCGAAACGATTCCGAATCGCCCGTTATGGATTCATGCCTGCAGCGTGGGGGAGATTGGCGTTGCGCGCCCGATTTTGGCGGCCCTTGCCGAACATCGGCCCGGCTTTCCCGTGCTCCTGACCTCCTCGACCGTTGCCGGCCGCCAGTTGGCCCGGGAGACTTGCCCCGGCATTCCCCAGACGTGGTTTCCGTTCGATACAGTAGCGACGGTGCGGCGGTTTCTGGCCTGGGCGCGACCGTGCGCGCTTGCGCTCATCGAAACCGAATTATGGCCGAACGTCCTGCGGGAAACCCGCCGTATAGGCGCTCCGGTTCTTTTGATCAATGGCCGCCTGAGCGACAAGCACCACGCGCGGTATGTGCGATTTGCGCGCTGGTTGCGTCCCGTCGTTCGGCAGTTGTCAGCGGCCGGCATGCAGAACGCGGAATATGCGAAACGCCTTGTCGAACTTGGCGCCGATCCTGTCCGCGTGCGCATTACGGGCAGCGTCAAATTCGACGGATTGCGCATGGGCGCCGATCCATCCGCGGTCGCCCGCCTGCGTTCCGGACACGGTCTTCCGGAAGACGCGCCCGTCTTGGCCTTTGGAAGCACCCGTCCCGGAGACGAGGCGCTGGCCGCGCACTGCTGGAAAGCGCTTCGCGATCGGTTTCCCTCGCTACGGCTCCTCCTCGCGCCGCGCCATGCCGCACGGATTGCGGAGGCTGTGGCGCCTTTCAACGAACCGATTCAGCGGCGATCGGAAATTCTCGGTGGCGGAGCGCCGTCAAACGCGCGGATTATCCTGCTCGATACCGTCGGAGAACTGGCGGATTTCTATGCGCTGGCGACGGTTTCCGTCGTTGGGGGAAGTTTCTATCCGGGCGTGAACGGCCATAACCCGCTGGAACCCGTCGCGGCGGGTTCACCGGTCGTATTCGGACCCTATATGCGCAACTTCATGGATCCCGCCCGCGAACTCGTTGCGCACGGCGGGGCGATTCAGATCCGGACACCGGACGAGTTGTTGCCGGTCCTCGAACGTCTCTTGACTACGCCCGGAGAACGGCGGGAATTGGTCGAGCGGGGACGTGCGGCGATTGCGGCGAACCGGGGCGCCGTCGGCCGCACGATCGCCCTGATCGAGGAATTCGTGCCGGAATTGCGCGCCCACGAGGGTTCCATGGGCGAATGAATATCCTGGAAAGCATCGCGCGTCTTTTCGACAGTTTCCTCGAACGGCTTGATATTCTTTTTGATCAAACTCGGTGCCGTCTTGGCGGCGATGGCGTTCTGGCCGTATTTTTATCGGCCCCAGCCTTGTTGGTGCTGGGGATGTTCGGCGTGTTTCCCCTTTTCCACGCGGTTCACATGAGCCTTTACGGCGGCAAGTACGGCATGGGACGTTTCGTCGGGCTTGCCAACTATGCCGAAGCGTTGCGATCGGAAACGTTCTGGCACAGTTTTTTCGTTACCGTCTACTATGCAATAGGAACGATTCCCGCCACGATGGCTTTGAGTTTCACGATTGCCTACGGCCTTCACCGAATCGTGCGTGGGCGCGGATTCTTTCGCACGGTTTACTTCCTGCCCTATGTGACGTCCGCCGTGGCCGCGGCGATGATTTGGCGCGCCCTGCTCAATCCGCAATACGGCCTGGCGAATGTCGTTCTCGGATATGCCGGCATGGCGCCGCAAGACTGGCTGCTTGAACCGCGCGGCGTTTTGCATCTGCTGACCCAGGGGCATGTGCCCGCAACTATCGGCCCGAGCCTTGCCCTTTGCTGCGTCATCCTCTTCGAGATCTGGCATTCGAGCGGTTTCATGATCGTCGTTTTTCTCGCGGGTCTTACCGCGATCCCGCGCGAGTTGGAGGAGGCGGCGCGCATGGATGGCGCCGGCGCGCTTCAGGTCGTCCGAAACGTTGTGTTGCCGCTGTTGTCGCCGACGATTTTCTTTCTTGCAATTGTCAGCGTCATCAAGGCGTTCCAAGCGTTCAACAACCTGTATGCCCTGACGGGCAACGGCCGCGGTCCCGTGGACACCACGCAAAACGTGACCGTTTACATCTACTCGAACTTCTACGAATACCAGCGATGGGGATACGGCGCGGCCGTGGCCACGCTGTTGTGCATCGCGATTGTCGCGATGACGCTTGTTCAATGGCGGCTGGCCGGGCGGCGGGTGCATTACGAATGATCGGGCGCATTCTTCTTTATATCTTCCTTGCCGCCGGCATGGCCGCCACGACCTTTCCGTTCCTGTGGATGATTACGACCGCGTTCAAAACCCTCCCCGAAGCGCTTTCGCCTTCCCTGCATCTGCTGCCCGTCCAGTGGCAGTGGCGCAATTTCATCGAAACGTTTCAGGCCGCTCCGTTCGGCCGGTATTTCTTCAATTCCTTCCTGGTGGGAACCGCCGTGACGGCGGCGGTGATCGTCTCGTCGCTCATGGCCGGATATGCGTTTGCCCGGCTGGACTTTCGCGGCCGTTCGCTGCTTTTCGGAGTTGTGCTGGCGACGATGATGGTGCCCTTTGAAGCGACGCTCATTCCTAATTTCGCCATGATTCGGAGGCTGGGCTGGTACAATGCCTATCCCGCGCTGATCGTCCCGTGGTGCGCGAACGCGTTTTCGATTTTTCTGATGCGGCAAGCCTTCATGGCGCTGCCCGGCGACTATTTCGACGCGGCCAAAGTGGATGGTTGCGGCCACCTGCGCTTCCTGCTGCGTGTGGGATCGCCGCTGGTCAAACCCGCCTTGGTCACGGTGGGGTTGTTTGCGTTCCTGGGCAGTTACAATTCGTTGATTTGGCCGCTCGTCGTCACCAGCGAGGACACAATGCGGGTCGTTCAGGTGGGCCTTACCGTGTTTTCGGGCGCGGAAGGCGTTCGCCTGCACCTGCTCATGTGCGCGTCCACTATTGTGATTTTGCCTACCGTGGCGTTATACTTCGCCGCGCAAAAAAACTTTCTCGAAAGTTCGCTAGGCTCCGGATTAAAAGGATAAGAAAACCATGTTCCGATGGTGCGTGTGGGGGTTCGTGTGCGCCTTCCTGACTTCATGTGGAAGCGGAGGGCCGGCCGGCGCCCCGTCGGCCTCCGAAAAGCCCCCATTCAAGCCGATTGATCCCTCCGTGGCCGTCTTTTGGGACCGGCAAACCACCGAAACCGGGGCATTGATTCGCACGCTTGTGGATGAATTCAACGCGAAACGGCCCCATGGCCTTTCGATCAAGATTGAACACACCGGCGGGTACAGCGACATTTTCCGGAAAGTGTCCGCCAGCATTCAAGCGGGCGCCTTACCGGCCATGGCGGTGGCCTACCAGAGCATGACCGCCGAATACGCGCAAGCCGGCGCCGTAGCCGATCTCGAACCATTTGTACACGACGCCAAATCGGGACTCGGTCCGGAGGAACTGGACGATTTCTATCCCGTGGTGTTCGAAACCAACCGATACCCGGACTTCGGCGGCAAAATGCTGTCCTTCCCCTTCTGCAAAAGCGTTCTGATGTTATATTTTAATAAAGAAGTATTGTCCAAGGCGGGTTTCGACGCGCCGCCGGCGACGTGGGATGAATTCATCCATCAATGCCGCCGGATCAAGGCGAAAACCGGCAAGCCCGCCTATGCCGTTTCCGTGGATTGTTCGACCATTACCGGCATGATTTTCAGCCTCGGCGGCGACCTCTGCGACGGCAAACGGACATTGTTCGATTCGCCGCAGGCCATCCAGGCTTTCGAGATTATCGAGACGCTTGCAAAAGAAAAATTGGGCTATCAAATAACGCCAGGATCCTACGACGATGAGACGGCGCTTGCGCAAGGCAGCGTGGCGTTTTGCATTCGTTCGAGTTCAGGCCGCACCAACGTGGCCATGCTCATGCAGGGCGCCCAGGATCAATGGGGGATGGCGCGCCTACCCCAGGGCGATCCCGCCAATCCGCGCACCGTTCTGTTCGGGCCGAACATCTGCATTTTCAACACCACCCCCGAACAACAGCAGGCCGCGTGGGATTTCGTCAAGTTTTTTACCTCGCGCGAGATTGGCGTGCGCTGGGCGCTGGGCACCGGCTACCTGCCCATCCGCAAGTCGGCGGCGGACGATCCGGGCCTGAAAAAATTCTGGGATGCGTGGCCCTATAATCGGGCTGCGTTCGATTGTCTGCCTTTTGCCAAGTCCGAGCCGAATCTTGGGGGATGGCAGGAGGTGCGCGCGTTGGTTGAAAAAGCGGAAACGGAAGTCTTGGCCGGGCTCAAGACCGGGCGGGATGCCGCGATTGAACTCAAACGCAAGGCCGACGCGGTTCTCTCCACCCAGTAAAACCGGACCGGATGTTACAAATGCCCGCCGTGTTCTCCGGCGAATTCGTCAAGCGCTTCGTTGATCATGGCGCGGTGATCTGTTTTCAGAAGTTCGCGATCGGCCTTGCGCCGGTACATCCTGCGCCGTTCATGCGCCAGTTCGCCATCCTTCCGCGCCAGCCGACGATCCCCGCCGGATCGCCGGTCCAGCTGCCAGCGTCCATACTTGTCCTTATAATACCCGTCACGGAATTCCTCGCTGGTCATTGCTTCGCCTTTCCTTTCGTGTTCCGGCAATGATCGCCGTTGTTCCATGCGCAGTATAAGCGGCGCCCCAAAAGGCGTCAAGCAATTTGTTTGCGCCGACGGCCTTGAGGTTGGGATCTCCCGAATATCAACCGAGACTATCTTATATTGCTCCGGCGGAGACCGGATAAAACTTGCAGGAGGTTGGACCAATTTCATAATCTGCCCAGACTGGCTTTTGAAAGGTGGAGATGATATGCGCATAGTGGTTCTCGTAAAACGCGTGCCGGATACCGCATCGGTCTTCAAGATTGGCGCGGATGGCAAGTCAGTGGACCTTTCCGGCCTCAAGTATGTGATGAGTCCCTACGACGAATATGCCGTCGAGGAGGCGGTAAAAATCAAGGAAACCGGCGGCGCGGATGTTGTTCTGCTGGGCGTAGGTCCGCCGGAAACCAAGGACATTATCCGCGCGGGCTTGGC comes from Candidatus Hydrogenedentota bacterium and encodes:
- a CDS encoding sugar ABC transporter permease: MNILESIARLFDSFLERLDILFDQTRCRLGGDGVLAVFLSAPALLVLGMFGVFPLFHAVHMSLYGGKYGMGRFVGLANYAEALRSETFWHSFFVTVYYAIGTIPATMALSFTIAYGLHRIVRGRGFFRTVYFLPYVTSAVAAAMIWRALLNPQYGLANVVLGYAGMAPQDWLLEPRGVLHLLTQGHVPATIGPSLALCCVILFEIWHSSGFMIVVFLAGLTAIPRELEEAARMDGAGALQVVRNVVLPLLSPTIFFLAIVSVIKAFQAFNNLYALTGNGRGPVDTTQNVTVYIYSNFYEYQRWGYGAAVATLLCIAIVAMTLVQWRLAGRRVHYE
- a CDS encoding glycosyltransferase N-terminal domain-containing protein: MYLLYRAITSMAAPVGAAWLAIGKRHQPLRARWNPPPPETIPNRPLWIHACSVGEIGVARPILAALAEHRPGFPVLLTSSTVAGRQLARETCPGIPQTWFPFDTVATVRRFLAWARPCALALIETELWPNVLRETRRIGAPVLLINGRLSDKHHARYVRFARWLRPVVRQLSAAGMQNAEYAKRLVELGADPVRVRITGSVKFDGLRMGADPSAVARLRSGHGLPEDAPVLAFGSTRPGDEALAAHCWKALRDRFPSLRLLLAPRHAARIAEAVAPFNEPIQRRSEILGGGAPSNARIILLDTVGELADFYALATVSVVGGSFYPGVNGHNPLEPVAAGSPVVFGPYMRNFMDPARELVAHGGAIQIRTPDELLPVLERLLTTPGERRELVERGRAAIAANRGAVGRTIALIEEFVPELRAHEGSMGE
- a CDS encoding carbohydrate ABC transporter permease translates to MIGRILLYIFLAAGMAATTFPFLWMITTAFKTLPEALSPSLHLLPVQWQWRNFIETFQAAPFGRYFFNSFLVGTAVTAAVIVSSLMAGYAFARLDFRGRSLLFGVVLATMMVPFEATLIPNFAMIRRLGWYNAYPALIVPWCANAFSIFLMRQAFMALPGDYFDAAKVDGCGHLRFLLRVGSPLVKPALVTVGLFAFLGSYNSLIWPLVVTSEDTMRVVQVGLTVFSGAEGVRLHLLMCASTIVILPTVALYFAAQKNFLESSLGSGLKG
- a CDS encoding ABC transporter substrate-binding protein produces the protein MFRWCVWGFVCAFLTSCGSGGPAGAPSASEKPPFKPIDPSVAVFWDRQTTETGALIRTLVDEFNAKRPHGLSIKIEHTGGYSDIFRKVSASIQAGALPAMAVAYQSMTAEYAQAGAVADLEPFVHDAKSGLGPEELDDFYPVVFETNRYPDFGGKMLSFPFCKSVLMLYFNKEVLSKAGFDAPPATWDEFIHQCRRIKAKTGKPAYAVSVDCSTITGMIFSLGGDLCDGKRTLFDSPQAIQAFEIIETLAKEKLGYQITPGSYDDETALAQGSVAFCIRSSSGRTNVAMLMQGAQDQWGMARLPQGDPANPRTVLFGPNICIFNTTPEQQQAAWDFVKFFTSREIGVRWALGTGYLPIRKSAADDPGLKKFWDAWPYNRAAFDCLPFAKSEPNLGGWQEVRALVEKAETEVLAGLKTGRDAAIELKRKADAVLSTQ